One Nicotiana sylvestris chromosome 12, ASM39365v2, whole genome shotgun sequence genomic window carries:
- the LOC138882813 gene encoding uncharacterized protein — MAPFEALYGRRCRSPIGWFEPAEAKLYGTNLVKDALEKVKWIQERLRIAQSREMSYVDQKARCVIYGRREGSLESLAYKGDYEIRKEGQVEPTRYHTKFSHVLDFNTTQLDESLGYEEKPVAIITRQDRQLRSKRIFVVKVQ; from the exons ATGGCTCcctttgaggctttatatggtcggcgatgtcgttctcccatcgggtggtttgagcccgctgaggctaagttatatggtactaatttggtaaaggatgccttggaaaaggtaaagtggATTCAGGAACGACTTCGCATAGCACAATCTAGAGAGATGAGTTACGTGGATCAGAAGGCGCGATGTGTTATTTATGgtaggcgagaaggttctcttgaaagtctcgcctaTAAAGGGGATTATGAGATTCGGAAAGAAGGCCAAGTTGAGCCTACG aggtatcacacAAAGTTTtcacatgtgttagacttcaacacaactcagctagatgagagcttgggttatgaggagaagccagttgccattattactagacaggatcgccagttgagatccaagaggattttcgTGGTAAAGGTTCAATGA